From the genome of Lawsonella clevelandensis, one region includes:
- a CDS encoding CinA family protein, with the protein METVLSPLAVATIADLSKRRLTIAAAESLTAGMFCASLASVPGASAVLRGGLVVYATDLKHRLAGVSAATLQKMGPVAEDTAAELAEGARRTCQADIGVGLTGVAGPATQGGHPVGTVFIGVALPQAPVNVRECHFRGSRQDIRQQSVDSALGMVCDLLDQLGY; encoded by the coding sequence ATGGAGACGGTGCTATCTCCTCTCGCTGTAGCGACAATCGCGGATCTGAGCAAGCGTCGTCTTACCATTGCTGCGGCCGAGTCGCTGACAGCAGGAATGTTTTGCGCGAGCCTTGCATCGGTGCCAGGTGCCAGTGCGGTACTGCGCGGCGGTCTTGTTGTCTATGCCACTGACCTCAAACACCGTTTGGCAGGCGTATCCGCCGCTACGCTACAGAAAATGGGCCCTGTTGCGGAAGATACTGCTGCTGAGCTAGCAGAGGGAGCAAGACGTACGTGTCAAGCAGATATTGGGGTTGGACTCACCGGAGTGGCGGGACCTGCCACACAGGGGGGACATCCAGTGGGAACGGTCTTTATTGGTGTGGCATTGCCACAGGCGCCAGTCAATGTTCGTGAGTGCCATTTTCGAGGAAGTAGGCAGGACATCCGGCAGCAAAGTGTCGATAGCGCATTGGGTATGGTGTGTGATCTTCTCGACCAACTTGGGTATTAA
- the pgsA gene encoding CDP-diacylglycerol--glycerol-3-phosphate 3-phosphatidyltransferase → MAMMEETRAKVWNIPNVLTATRILLVPAFLAVFFCVTPEATARIWAVVIFCIAMATDTADGHIARRYGLVTDFGKIADPIADKAIMAAALISLNIVGKLWWWVTAILLIREIGITIWRLTVLKDRVVPASRGGKAKTMTQTLAVFLLLIPYDGWLAWCGWIVMGVALILTVVTGVDYIWKAYRAPQPGDTAASVTSSAGEAPGAGSEVHG, encoded by the coding sequence ATGGCGATGATGGAAGAAACCCGTGCGAAAGTATGGAATATCCCCAACGTTCTAACGGCTACTCGGATTCTCCTCGTACCAGCATTTCTGGCGGTTTTTTTCTGTGTTACCCCGGAAGCTACTGCGCGTATCTGGGCTGTTGTGATTTTCTGTATTGCGATGGCGACGGATACCGCTGACGGCCATATTGCGCGCCGTTATGGGCTTGTCACTGACTTTGGCAAGATTGCCGATCCTATTGCAGATAAGGCCATTATGGCGGCGGCACTTATCAGCTTGAATATTGTTGGGAAACTCTGGTGGTGGGTGACGGCTATTCTTCTCATCCGAGAAATTGGTATCACCATTTGGCGTCTTACTGTCCTCAAAGATCGAGTTGTCCCCGCTAGCCGTGGTGGTAAGGCTAAGACTATGACACAAACCTTGGCCGTCTTCCTCCTTCTCATTCCCTACGATGGTTGGCTTGCCTGGTGCGGTTGGATCGTCATGGGCGTGGCTCTTATCCTGACTGTCGTCACCGGTGTTGACTACATTTGGAAGGCCTATCGTGCTCCTCAGCCGGGAGATACCGCTGCATCGGTGACAAGCTCCGCTGGAGAGGCTCCTGGCGCTGGCTCTGAGGTCCACGGGTAA